In one window of Herpetosiphonaceae bacterium DNA:
- a CDS encoding DUF4956 domain-containing protein, translating to MGITAAHLVSFFLHFAADLLVIAIVAFMIYFRRHSRRDLLMAYTSFNVGLFLVMTVISVEETGLGVGFGLFAILSIIRIRSEEFSNTELAYAFVVLVIALVNAFGVAKAAPTTLDVIFVLLLNGVAVLVVYVMDHPRLLRRVGRQQITLDRIHPNDQSLRADLEHRLNVRVLDYAITHVDYVREITVLNVRYATEG from the coding sequence ATGGGAATCACCGCCGCTCATCTTGTGAGCTTCTTCCTGCATTTCGCCGCCGACCTGCTGGTTATTGCGATCGTCGCGTTCATGATCTACTTCCGGCGACACTCGCGGCGCGACCTGCTGATGGCCTACACCTCGTTCAACGTCGGGCTGTTCCTGGTGATGACCGTGATCTCGGTCGAGGAGACTGGCCTCGGCGTGGGCTTCGGGCTGTTCGCGATCCTCTCGATCATTCGCATCCGCAGCGAGGAGTTCAGCAACACCGAGCTGGCGTACGCCTTTGTGGTGCTGGTGATCGCCCTGGTCAACGCCTTTGGCGTCGCCAAGGCCGCGCCCACCACACTCGACGTGATCTTCGTGCTGCTGCTGAACGGCGTGGCGGTGCTGGTCGTGTACGTCATGGATCACCCGCGCCTGCTGCGGCGGGTCGGACGGCAGCAGATTACGCTGGATCGGATTCATCCTAACGACCAAAGCCTGCGCGCCGACCTTGAGCATCGGCTGAATGTTCGGGTGCTGGACTACGCGATTACCCACGTCGATTACGTGCGTGAGATCACCGTGCTCAACGTGCGCTATGCCACGGAGGGGTGA
- a CDS encoding polyphosphate polymerase domain-containing protein produces MPEQMATITAQFDPISLAEINRRAALQRRADNKYFLPWTVFLRFAARLRKTHLVLDIDGQRCFTYDTQYFDTPTLDCYWAHVQGRRKRFKCRSRRYVDSDLCFFELKLKGGRGETVKYKMGYGETECQTVTPAAADFLRERLRADYGLVFSHPLLPTVRTHYQRVTLMAQASMERITCDFNLAFALDQRWQGQMAPDYVLVETKSERGRGTADQLLWHLGVRPASGSKYCLGLSLVRPDLRSNPFQQARKSYFMHYVEPQVDWLPTRSVVLPARIAVDALTSLPDTTH; encoded by the coding sequence GTGCCTGAGCAGATGGCGACGATCACCGCGCAGTTCGATCCGATCTCGCTGGCGGAGATCAACCGGCGCGCGGCGCTCCAGAGACGCGCCGACAACAAGTATTTCCTGCCGTGGACGGTCTTCCTGCGCTTTGCCGCCAGGCTGCGCAAGACCCATCTCGTGCTCGACATCGACGGGCAGCGCTGCTTCACCTACGACACGCAGTACTTCGATACGCCGACTCTGGACTGTTACTGGGCGCATGTGCAGGGCCGACGCAAGCGGTTCAAGTGCCGCAGCCGACGCTATGTGGACAGCGACCTGTGCTTCTTCGAGCTGAAGCTGAAAGGAGGCCGTGGCGAGACAGTCAAGTACAAGATGGGCTATGGCGAGACGGAGTGCCAGACGGTGACACCTGCGGCAGCCGACTTCCTGCGGGAGCGCCTCCGCGCCGACTATGGCCTGGTCTTCTCGCATCCGCTGCTGCCGACCGTGCGCACGCACTACCAGCGCGTCACGCTCATGGCCCAGGCGTCCATGGAGCGCATCACCTGCGATTTCAATCTGGCCTTCGCGCTCGATCAGCGCTGGCAGGGCCAGATGGCACCCGACTATGTGCTGGTCGAGACGAAATCGGAGCGCGGGCGCGGCACGGCGGATCAGCTCCTCTGGCATCTGGGAGTGCGACCAGCCTCCGGAAGTAAATATTGCCTGGGCCTGAGCCTGGTTCGGCCTGATCTGCGCAGCAACCCGTTCCAGCAAGCGCGCAAGAGTTACTTCATGCATTATGTCGAGCCGCAGGTTGACTGGCTACCCACCAGGAGCGTCGTCCTGCCCGCGCGTATCGCCGTCGATGCGCTCACATCGCTGCCTGACACAACGCACTGA